The Ananas comosus cultivar F153 linkage group 2, ASM154086v1, whole genome shotgun sequence genome contains a region encoding:
- the LOC109706522 gene encoding CST complex subunit CTC1 isoform X2, which translates to MEGAHVLSLSDLLRASRPLTGASSLVSVPTSPRPPPTKRSRVETLNLDHTTNPLLFSDLSPNPNPNPNAFLPIKRPVLLIGTVDLLPPDSDRCRGCENHCLSFSGGSSRVCCYVLDFDPEILRREIAVLAWNFLPFDRETGVGGGGGVLEVIRWRFTGPATAFDGGFLLSALSIGSHQETNSVVRSRKIGVVRSISLVFKVPYATQHDGGDSVGFLAEILSCECDSCSSALMRQGTDNCFVGGNDVHKFTKPVFVYFLNPLYTWRPVLSKMIGKLVVLSGLKKKLVFVGEESYTMFVSTGRTTLSLRGLSTGTLPSGGMTAKDGECNNSVYSGTITGIYMQGMVVELDQKVFLLINDPQLAPHHSFRSGAIVSVRNFHLVRPNFASIKMVLLCTCVKTNIDVESFSLIETKCHLKIQSKSLLGKFINSLTFSARFWVLLLVSSFKQKFQSVCSEMEILGSNNKEGLVQTYASRWLSPNDYQPKHGIFMEFCKHDSCMYNSESDLKSLKLVIPLSNLISKCEEIWVSFILKRQKDAEKGGLRHNLSHFIHEGTSCRRFIRRIIPSEDLGFILLGSIKTSSPSGRLQLVDATGNIDVVIPDLVSNVNCHNIYEIREYKLVLEGSPTQLDNQQYDFGPLLTCRAIFQQFSCRKRLNNITISASLHGTLMPARVHRSDGNCFKDSVDGQHNMRILLEFKADSFIYYQLLRIGGYYLLKCSSDGLTCNLKGCECFACGKTCIDSQNTLRSVSIIFNGCNNHKGSREEHTSEVSSGRAGEPRSHYATELLLSSPLEHFHETSDFHLDLLNEEHLLGILPRPSEVLSVSSCIRMMTAEFRTTGISDLQGHWLPQGDLVSLNGNIEDVHLNDCKSTSFVSFRFLTGSDQRRISSVCIHVADDTCVVQISGHLSMRACPVGFRPGVKATFHRVLMMCSSSGRHALLFTPVTFIEINSIREVVDEQSEERMVLPTRLTFPTEHLSDTIPLGLFLQLVRSMDSKLTKVRCRVVTTQFLVLEHCGHDSMNSEQCRLCSIPKVNIPIAGFVMDDGLSLCCCWADRDRAGMLLRLQENAKYVFSDAKVFKGGGNTGNLQHTVGYHLQKMLKKHGRVIVKNHGIAAELSCQDLTFSCDSDKHFSSSEERLLKFIILNACQGSVLNIVGSALDANTLRWLDKELLELSTGVQSMHNAWVSEVEYVDPLKEAWTMLHNLGIK; encoded by the exons ATGGAGGGCGCTCATGTCCTCTCGCTCTCCGACCTCCTCCGCGCCTCTCGTCCTCTCACCGGCGCCTCCTCCCTCGTCTCTGTTCCCACCTCGCCACGCCCACCCCCTACGAAAAGATCCAGAGTCGAAACCCTAAACCTCGATCACACTACAAACCCTCTCCTGTTCTCCGATCTAAGCcctaatcctaaccctaaccctaacgccTTCTTACCGATCAAGCGCCCCGTGCTACTCATCGGCACCGTGGATTTGCTTCCTCCCGACTCCGATAGGTGCAGAGGGTGCGAGAACCATTGTCTCTCGTTCTCCGGTgggtcctctagggtttgctgcTACGTTCTTGACTTTGATCCCGAGATCCTCCGCAGGGAGATCGCCGTACTCGCTTGGAATTTTCTCCCTTTCGATCGAGAAACGGGCgtaggcggtggcggcggagtATTGGAAGTGATTAGGTGGCGCTTTACGGGGCCGGCAACGGCCTTTGATGGAGGCTTCTTGCTCTCGGCTCTGTCGATCGGTTCGCATCAAGAAACCAACTCGGTTGTTCGGTCTCGTAAGATTGGTGTTGTAAGATCGATCAGCCTTGTCTTTAAGGTCCCTTATGCGACACAACATGACGGAGGGGACTCTGTTGGATTTCTTGCTGAGATTTTATCATGTGAATGTGATTCTTGTAGCAGTGCTTTAATGAGACAAGGTACTGATAACTGTTTTGTAGGAGGAAACGATGTACATAAATTTACCAAGCCAGTATTTGTATATTTCCTCAATCCGTTGTATACCTGGCGCCCTGTTCTTTCTAAGATGATTGGGAAATTAGTAGTGCTCTCAGGATTGAAAAAAAAGTTGGTTTTTGTTGGAGAGGAATCGTACACAATGTTTGTCTCAACAGGGAGAACCACATTGTCTTTGCGTGGGTTGTCTACAGGAACTCTACCTTCAGGTGGAATGACGGCAAAAGACGGAGAGTGTAATAACAGTGTGTATAGCGGGACCATTACTGGGATTTACATGCAGGGTATGGTGGTGGAGTTGGATCAGAAGGTGTTTCTTTTAATTAATGATCCGCAGCTTGCACCGCATCATTCTTTTAGATCTGGTGCTATT GTTTCTGTCAGGAATTTTCATTTAGTTCGACCAAATTTTGCTTCGATCAAGATGGTTTTACTTTGTACATGTGTTAAAACCAATATTGATGTCGAGTCCTTTTCACTTATTGAGACCAA ATGCCATTTAAAGATTCAGAGTAAGAGCCTACTGGGGAAGTTTATTAATTCGTTGACATTTTCTGCTAGATTTTG GGTATTACTTCTGGTCTCTTCCTTTAAGCAGAAATTTCAAAGTGTTTGCTCAGAAATGGAAATCCTGGGCTCAAATAAT AAGGAAGGACTGGTTCAAACCTATGCTAGTAGATGGTTGTCTCCAAATGACTACCAACCTAAG CATGGGATTTTTATGGAATTCTGCAAACATGATTCATGTATGTATAATTCAGAATCGGATTTGAAGTCGCTTAAATTG gTAATACCCCTCTCTAATCTTATCAGCAAATGTGAAGAAATATGGGTGTCATTTATATTAAAGAGACAGAAAGATGCTGAAAAGGGTGGGCTGAGGCACAATTTGAGCCATTTCATTCATGAAGGAACATCATGTCGTCGGTTTATTAGAAGAATAATACCAAGTGAAGACCTGGGCTTTATTTTACTGGGAAGTATCAAG ACTTCTTCACCTTCAGGAAGGTTACAATTGGTTGATGCTACGGGAAATATAGACGTTGTTATACCAGACCTGGTATCAAATGTCAATTGCCATAACATTTATGAG ATTAGAGAATACAAGCTTGTTCTTGAAGGTTCACCAACTCAACTAGATAATCAGCAATATGATTTTGGCCCGCTGCTTACCTGCAGGGCTATATTCCAACAGTTCTCTTGCAGAAAAAGATTAAATAACATTACGAT AAGTGCCAGTCTTCATGGGACACTGATGCCTGCCCGTGTACATAGATCAGATGGCAATTGTTTTAAGGATTCAGTTGATGGCCAACATAATATGAGGATTCTGCTAGAATTTAAGGCTGATAGCTTTATCTACTACCAG TTGCTGCGGATAGGTGGATATTATCTTCTAAAATGTTCGAGCGATGGCCTTACATGTAATCTGAAAGGCTGTGAATGTTTTGCGTGTGGTAAAACTTGTATTGACTCTCAAAATACTCTTCGGAGTGTTtcaatcatatttaatggttgTAACAATCATAAAGGGTCTCGTGAAGAACACACTTCTGAAGTTTCTTCAGGGAGAGCTGGTGAACCAAGGAGCCACTATGCAACTGAGCTACTACTATCGAGCCCTTTGGAACATTTTCATGAAACTTCAGATTTTCATCTGGATTTATTGAATGAAGAGCATCTGTTAGGGATTCTTCCTCGTCCAAGTGAGGTGTTAAGTGTATCGTCATGCATTCGTATGATGACCGCTGAGTTTAGGACTACTGGGATTAGTGATTTGCAAGGCCACTGGTTGCCCCAAGGAGATCTAGTCTCTTTAAATGGAAATATAGAAGATGTTCATTTAAATGATTGCAAATCTACATCTTTTGTGAGCTTTAGATTTCTGACTGGTAGTGACCAAAGAAGAATCTCTAGTGTCTGCATTCATGTGGCAGATGATACTTGCGTG GTGCAAATTTCTGGTCATTTGAGCATGCGTGCCTGTCCTGTTGGATTTAGACCAGGAGTAAAAGCAACATTCCACCGGGTATTGATGATGTG CTCTTCTAGTGGAAGACATGCATTGTTATTTACCCCGGTAACTTTTATTGAAATTAACTCCATCAGAGAAGTTGTTGACGAGCAGAGTGAAGAACGGATGGTACTGCCTACCAGGTTAACTTTTCCAACTGAGCATTTATCTGACACAATTCCGTTAGGTCTCTTCTTGCAGCTAGTGAGATCAATGGACAGCAAGCTTACTAAGGTCCGCTGCAGG GTTGTGACTACCCAATTTTTGGTGCTTGAACATTGTGGTCATGATTCCATGAATTCAGAACAATGCAGATTGTGTAGTATTCCAAAAGTTAATATTCCAATAGCTGGATTTGTTATGG ATGATGGATTGTCGTTGTGTTGTTGCTGGGCTGATAGAGATCGTGCTGGAATGCTACTTAGGCTGCAGGAAAATGCAAAGTATGTGTTTAGTGATGCCAAGGTCTTCAAAGGAGGAGGCAATACTGGAAACTTACAACATACAGTCGGTTATCACTTGCAAAAGATGCTAAAAAAGCATGGCAGGGTCATCGTCAAAAACCATGGAATAGCAGCCGAGTTATCATGTCAAGATTTGACATTTTCTTGTGATTCAGATAAACATTTCAGTAGCTCAGAAGAAAGGCTCCTTAAGTTTATTATTCTTAATGCCTGTCAAGGATCTGTTTTG AACATTGTTGGTTCGGCACTGGATGCTAATACCTTAAGGTGGTTAGACAAAGAGCTTCTGGAGCTCAGTACTGGCGTGCAGTCTATGCATAATGCATGGGTTAGTGAAGTTGAATATGTGGATCCTTTGAAAGAAGCTTGGACCATGCTTCATAATCTTGGAATCAAGTAG
- the LOC109706522 gene encoding CST complex subunit CTC1 isoform X4, which translates to MEGAHVLSLSDLLRASRPLTGASSLVSVPTSPRPPPTKRSRVETLNLDHTTNPLLFSDLSPNPNPNPNAFLPIKRPVLLIGTVDLLPPDSDRCRGCENHCLSFSGGSSRVCCYVLDFDPEILRREIAVLAWNFLPFDRETGVGGGGGVLEVIRWRFTGPATAFDGGFLLSALSIGSHQETNSVVRSRKIGVVRSISLVFKVPYATQHDGGDSVGFLAEILSCECDSCSSALMRQGTDNCFVGGNDVHKFTKPVFVYFLNPLYTWRPVLSKMIGKLVVLSGLKKKLVFVGEESYTMFVSTGRTTLSLRGLSTGTLPSGGMTAKDGECNNSVYSGTITGIYMQGMVVELDQKVFLLINDPQLAPHHSFRSGAIVSVRNFHLVRPNFASIKMVLLCTCVKTNIDVESFSLIETKCHLKIQSKSLLGKFINSLTFSARFWVLLLVSSFKQKFQSVCSEMEILGSNNKEGLVQTYASRWLSPNDYQPKHGIFMEFCKHDSCMYNSESDLKSLKLVIPLSNLISKCEEIWVSFILKRQKDAEKGGLRHNLSHFIHEGTSCRRFIRRIIPSEDLGFILLGSIKTSSPSGRLQLVDATGNIDVVIPDLVSNVNCHNIYEIREYKLVLEGSPTQLDNQQYDFGPLLTCRAIFQQFSCRKRLNNITMYVHFNLRDSNCLHVSSCAPSHEVACVGLFHLLLVKHKFPSTDNFPDDPKMWNCSSLFAEALVLPYNLNFPEKSGNIQPTEIVQDMLDAQKFVHVLSRITTTGSASNLRASERKFCHNPCSFSFRSASLHGTLMPARVHRSDGNCFKDSVDGQHNMRILLEFKADSFIYYQLLRIGGYYLLKCSSDGLTCNLKGCECFACGKTCIDSQNTLRSVSIIFNGCNNHKGSREEHTSEVSSGRAGEPRSHYATELLLSSPLEHFHETSDFHLDLLNEEHLLGILPRPSEVLSVSSCIRMMTAEFRTTGISDLQGHWLPQGDLVSLNGNIEDVHLNDCKSTSFVSFRFLTGSDQRRISSVCIHVADDTCVVQISGHLSMRACPVGFRPGVKATFHRVLMMCWRLDFAFDEVFSFPTGNPLALERSC; encoded by the exons ATGGAGGGCGCTCATGTCCTCTCGCTCTCCGACCTCCTCCGCGCCTCTCGTCCTCTCACCGGCGCCTCCTCCCTCGTCTCTGTTCCCACCTCGCCACGCCCACCCCCTACGAAAAGATCCAGAGTCGAAACCCTAAACCTCGATCACACTACAAACCCTCTCCTGTTCTCCGATCTAAGCcctaatcctaaccctaaccctaacgccTTCTTACCGATCAAGCGCCCCGTGCTACTCATCGGCACCGTGGATTTGCTTCCTCCCGACTCCGATAGGTGCAGAGGGTGCGAGAACCATTGTCTCTCGTTCTCCGGTgggtcctctagggtttgctgcTACGTTCTTGACTTTGATCCCGAGATCCTCCGCAGGGAGATCGCCGTACTCGCTTGGAATTTTCTCCCTTTCGATCGAGAAACGGGCgtaggcggtggcggcggagtATTGGAAGTGATTAGGTGGCGCTTTACGGGGCCGGCAACGGCCTTTGATGGAGGCTTCTTGCTCTCGGCTCTGTCGATCGGTTCGCATCAAGAAACCAACTCGGTTGTTCGGTCTCGTAAGATTGGTGTTGTAAGATCGATCAGCCTTGTCTTTAAGGTCCCTTATGCGACACAACATGACGGAGGGGACTCTGTTGGATTTCTTGCTGAGATTTTATCATGTGAATGTGATTCTTGTAGCAGTGCTTTAATGAGACAAGGTACTGATAACTGTTTTGTAGGAGGAAACGATGTACATAAATTTACCAAGCCAGTATTTGTATATTTCCTCAATCCGTTGTATACCTGGCGCCCTGTTCTTTCTAAGATGATTGGGAAATTAGTAGTGCTCTCAGGATTGAAAAAAAAGTTGGTTTTTGTTGGAGAGGAATCGTACACAATGTTTGTCTCAACAGGGAGAACCACATTGTCTTTGCGTGGGTTGTCTACAGGAACTCTACCTTCAGGTGGAATGACGGCAAAAGACGGAGAGTGTAATAACAGTGTGTATAGCGGGACCATTACTGGGATTTACATGCAGGGTATGGTGGTGGAGTTGGATCAGAAGGTGTTTCTTTTAATTAATGATCCGCAGCTTGCACCGCATCATTCTTTTAGATCTGGTGCTATT GTTTCTGTCAGGAATTTTCATTTAGTTCGACCAAATTTTGCTTCGATCAAGATGGTTTTACTTTGTACATGTGTTAAAACCAATATTGATGTCGAGTCCTTTTCACTTATTGAGACCAA ATGCCATTTAAAGATTCAGAGTAAGAGCCTACTGGGGAAGTTTATTAATTCGTTGACATTTTCTGCTAGATTTTG GGTATTACTTCTGGTCTCTTCCTTTAAGCAGAAATTTCAAAGTGTTTGCTCAGAAATGGAAATCCTGGGCTCAAATAAT AAGGAAGGACTGGTTCAAACCTATGCTAGTAGATGGTTGTCTCCAAATGACTACCAACCTAAG CATGGGATTTTTATGGAATTCTGCAAACATGATTCATGTATGTATAATTCAGAATCGGATTTGAAGTCGCTTAAATTG gTAATACCCCTCTCTAATCTTATCAGCAAATGTGAAGAAATATGGGTGTCATTTATATTAAAGAGACAGAAAGATGCTGAAAAGGGTGGGCTGAGGCACAATTTGAGCCATTTCATTCATGAAGGAACATCATGTCGTCGGTTTATTAGAAGAATAATACCAAGTGAAGACCTGGGCTTTATTTTACTGGGAAGTATCAAG ACTTCTTCACCTTCAGGAAGGTTACAATTGGTTGATGCTACGGGAAATATAGACGTTGTTATACCAGACCTGGTATCAAATGTCAATTGCCATAACATTTATGAG ATTAGAGAATACAAGCTTGTTCTTGAAGGTTCACCAACTCAACTAGATAATCAGCAATATGATTTTGGCCCGCTGCTTACCTGCAGGGCTATATTCCAACAGTTCTCTTGCAGAAAAAGATTAAATAACATTACGATGTACGTCCACTTCAATCTCAGGGACTCAAATTGTCTCCATGTTTCCTCCTGTGCCCCTTCTCATGAGGTTGCTTGTGTTGGATTGTTTCATCTGCTGCTCGTAAAACATAAATTTCCTTCAACCGATAAT TTTCCAGATGATCCAAAAATGTGGAACTGCTCTAGTTTGTTTGCTGAGGCTTTGGTCTTGCCTTATAATCTCAATTTTCCAGAGAAAAGTGGAAATATCCAACCAACAGAGATTGTTCAAGATATGCTAGATGCACAGAAATTTGTCCATGTATTGAGTAGAATTACAACTACTGGCTCAGCCAGTAACCTTAGGGCATCTGAAAGGAAATTTTGTCATAATCCTTGTTCTTTTTCCTTCAGAAGTGCCAGTCTTCATGGGACACTGATGCCTGCCCGTGTACATAGATCAGATGGCAATTGTTTTAAGGATTCAGTTGATGGCCAACATAATATGAGGATTCTGCTAGAATTTAAGGCTGATAGCTTTATCTACTACCAG TTGCTGCGGATAGGTGGATATTATCTTCTAAAATGTTCGAGCGATGGCCTTACATGTAATCTGAAAGGCTGTGAATGTTTTGCGTGTGGTAAAACTTGTATTGACTCTCAAAATACTCTTCGGAGTGTTtcaatcatatttaatggttgTAACAATCATAAAGGGTCTCGTGAAGAACACACTTCTGAAGTTTCTTCAGGGAGAGCTGGTGAACCAAGGAGCCACTATGCAACTGAGCTACTACTATCGAGCCCTTTGGAACATTTTCATGAAACTTCAGATTTTCATCTGGATTTATTGAATGAAGAGCATCTGTTAGGGATTCTTCCTCGTCCAAGTGAGGTGTTAAGTGTATCGTCATGCATTCGTATGATGACCGCTGAGTTTAGGACTACTGGGATTAGTGATTTGCAAGGCCACTGGTTGCCCCAAGGAGATCTAGTCTCTTTAAATGGAAATATAGAAGATGTTCATTTAAATGATTGCAAATCTACATCTTTTGTGAGCTTTAGATTTCTGACTGGTAGTGACCAAAGAAGAATCTCTAGTGTCTGCATTCATGTGGCAGATGATACTTGCGTG GTGCAAATTTCTGGTCATTTGAGCATGCGTGCCTGTCCTGTTGGATTTAGACCAGGAGTAAAAGCAACATTCCACCGGGTATTGATGATGTG TTGGAGGTTGGATTTTGCATTTGATGAAGTTTTCTCTTTCCCAACTGGCAATCCGCTTGCATTAGAG AGAAGTTGTTGA
- the LOC109706522 gene encoding CST complex subunit CTC1 isoform X1 codes for MEGAHVLSLSDLLRASRPLTGASSLVSVPTSPRPPPTKRSRVETLNLDHTTNPLLFSDLSPNPNPNPNAFLPIKRPVLLIGTVDLLPPDSDRCRGCENHCLSFSGGSSRVCCYVLDFDPEILRREIAVLAWNFLPFDRETGVGGGGGVLEVIRWRFTGPATAFDGGFLLSALSIGSHQETNSVVRSRKIGVVRSISLVFKVPYATQHDGGDSVGFLAEILSCECDSCSSALMRQGTDNCFVGGNDVHKFTKPVFVYFLNPLYTWRPVLSKMIGKLVVLSGLKKKLVFVGEESYTMFVSTGRTTLSLRGLSTGTLPSGGMTAKDGECNNSVYSGTITGIYMQGMVVELDQKVFLLINDPQLAPHHSFRSGAIVSVRNFHLVRPNFASIKMVLLCTCVKTNIDVESFSLIETKCHLKIQSKSLLGKFINSLTFSARFWVLLLVSSFKQKFQSVCSEMEILGSNNKEGLVQTYASRWLSPNDYQPKHGIFMEFCKHDSCMYNSESDLKSLKLVIPLSNLISKCEEIWVSFILKRQKDAEKGGLRHNLSHFIHEGTSCRRFIRRIIPSEDLGFILLGSIKTSSPSGRLQLVDATGNIDVVIPDLVSNVNCHNIYEIREYKLVLEGSPTQLDNQQYDFGPLLTCRAIFQQFSCRKRLNNITMYVHFNLRDSNCLHVSSCAPSHEVACVGLFHLLLVKHKFPSTDNFPDDPKMWNCSSLFAEALVLPYNLNFPEKSGNIQPTEIVQDMLDAQKFVHVLSRITTTGSASNLRASERKFCHNPCSFSFRSASLHGTLMPARVHRSDGNCFKDSVDGQHNMRILLEFKADSFIYYQLLRIGGYYLLKCSSDGLTCNLKGCECFACGKTCIDSQNTLRSVSIIFNGCNNHKGSREEHTSEVSSGRAGEPRSHYATELLLSSPLEHFHETSDFHLDLLNEEHLLGILPRPSEVLSVSSCIRMMTAEFRTTGISDLQGHWLPQGDLVSLNGNIEDVHLNDCKSTSFVSFRFLTGSDQRRISSVCIHVADDTCVVQISGHLSMRACPVGFRPGVKATFHRVLMMCSSSGRHALLFTPVTFIEINSIREVVDEQSEERMVLPTRLTFPTEHLSDTIPLGLFLQLVRSMDSKLTKVRCRVVTTQFLVLEHCGHDSMNSEQCRLCSIPKVNIPIAGFVMDDGLSLCCCWADRDRAGMLLRLQENAKYVFSDAKVFKGGGNTGNLQHTVGYHLQKMLKKHGRVIVKNHGIAAELSCQDLTFSCDSDKHFSSSEERLLKFIILNACQGSVLNIVGSALDANTLRWLDKELLELSTGVQSMHNAWVSEVEYVDPLKEAWTMLHNLGIK; via the exons ATGGAGGGCGCTCATGTCCTCTCGCTCTCCGACCTCCTCCGCGCCTCTCGTCCTCTCACCGGCGCCTCCTCCCTCGTCTCTGTTCCCACCTCGCCACGCCCACCCCCTACGAAAAGATCCAGAGTCGAAACCCTAAACCTCGATCACACTACAAACCCTCTCCTGTTCTCCGATCTAAGCcctaatcctaaccctaaccctaacgccTTCTTACCGATCAAGCGCCCCGTGCTACTCATCGGCACCGTGGATTTGCTTCCTCCCGACTCCGATAGGTGCAGAGGGTGCGAGAACCATTGTCTCTCGTTCTCCGGTgggtcctctagggtttgctgcTACGTTCTTGACTTTGATCCCGAGATCCTCCGCAGGGAGATCGCCGTACTCGCTTGGAATTTTCTCCCTTTCGATCGAGAAACGGGCgtaggcggtggcggcggagtATTGGAAGTGATTAGGTGGCGCTTTACGGGGCCGGCAACGGCCTTTGATGGAGGCTTCTTGCTCTCGGCTCTGTCGATCGGTTCGCATCAAGAAACCAACTCGGTTGTTCGGTCTCGTAAGATTGGTGTTGTAAGATCGATCAGCCTTGTCTTTAAGGTCCCTTATGCGACACAACATGACGGAGGGGACTCTGTTGGATTTCTTGCTGAGATTTTATCATGTGAATGTGATTCTTGTAGCAGTGCTTTAATGAGACAAGGTACTGATAACTGTTTTGTAGGAGGAAACGATGTACATAAATTTACCAAGCCAGTATTTGTATATTTCCTCAATCCGTTGTATACCTGGCGCCCTGTTCTTTCTAAGATGATTGGGAAATTAGTAGTGCTCTCAGGATTGAAAAAAAAGTTGGTTTTTGTTGGAGAGGAATCGTACACAATGTTTGTCTCAACAGGGAGAACCACATTGTCTTTGCGTGGGTTGTCTACAGGAACTCTACCTTCAGGTGGAATGACGGCAAAAGACGGAGAGTGTAATAACAGTGTGTATAGCGGGACCATTACTGGGATTTACATGCAGGGTATGGTGGTGGAGTTGGATCAGAAGGTGTTTCTTTTAATTAATGATCCGCAGCTTGCACCGCATCATTCTTTTAGATCTGGTGCTATT GTTTCTGTCAGGAATTTTCATTTAGTTCGACCAAATTTTGCTTCGATCAAGATGGTTTTACTTTGTACATGTGTTAAAACCAATATTGATGTCGAGTCCTTTTCACTTATTGAGACCAA ATGCCATTTAAAGATTCAGAGTAAGAGCCTACTGGGGAAGTTTATTAATTCGTTGACATTTTCTGCTAGATTTTG GGTATTACTTCTGGTCTCTTCCTTTAAGCAGAAATTTCAAAGTGTTTGCTCAGAAATGGAAATCCTGGGCTCAAATAAT AAGGAAGGACTGGTTCAAACCTATGCTAGTAGATGGTTGTCTCCAAATGACTACCAACCTAAG CATGGGATTTTTATGGAATTCTGCAAACATGATTCATGTATGTATAATTCAGAATCGGATTTGAAGTCGCTTAAATTG gTAATACCCCTCTCTAATCTTATCAGCAAATGTGAAGAAATATGGGTGTCATTTATATTAAAGAGACAGAAAGATGCTGAAAAGGGTGGGCTGAGGCACAATTTGAGCCATTTCATTCATGAAGGAACATCATGTCGTCGGTTTATTAGAAGAATAATACCAAGTGAAGACCTGGGCTTTATTTTACTGGGAAGTATCAAG ACTTCTTCACCTTCAGGAAGGTTACAATTGGTTGATGCTACGGGAAATATAGACGTTGTTATACCAGACCTGGTATCAAATGTCAATTGCCATAACATTTATGAG ATTAGAGAATACAAGCTTGTTCTTGAAGGTTCACCAACTCAACTAGATAATCAGCAATATGATTTTGGCCCGCTGCTTACCTGCAGGGCTATATTCCAACAGTTCTCTTGCAGAAAAAGATTAAATAACATTACGATGTACGTCCACTTCAATCTCAGGGACTCAAATTGTCTCCATGTTTCCTCCTGTGCCCCTTCTCATGAGGTTGCTTGTGTTGGATTGTTTCATCTGCTGCTCGTAAAACATAAATTTCCTTCAACCGATAAT TTTCCAGATGATCCAAAAATGTGGAACTGCTCTAGTTTGTTTGCTGAGGCTTTGGTCTTGCCTTATAATCTCAATTTTCCAGAGAAAAGTGGAAATATCCAACCAACAGAGATTGTTCAAGATATGCTAGATGCACAGAAATTTGTCCATGTATTGAGTAGAATTACAACTACTGGCTCAGCCAGTAACCTTAGGGCATCTGAAAGGAAATTTTGTCATAATCCTTGTTCTTTTTCCTTCAGAAGTGCCAGTCTTCATGGGACACTGATGCCTGCCCGTGTACATAGATCAGATGGCAATTGTTTTAAGGATTCAGTTGATGGCCAACATAATATGAGGATTCTGCTAGAATTTAAGGCTGATAGCTTTATCTACTACCAG TTGCTGCGGATAGGTGGATATTATCTTCTAAAATGTTCGAGCGATGGCCTTACATGTAATCTGAAAGGCTGTGAATGTTTTGCGTGTGGTAAAACTTGTATTGACTCTCAAAATACTCTTCGGAGTGTTtcaatcatatttaatggttgTAACAATCATAAAGGGTCTCGTGAAGAACACACTTCTGAAGTTTCTTCAGGGAGAGCTGGTGAACCAAGGAGCCACTATGCAACTGAGCTACTACTATCGAGCCCTTTGGAACATTTTCATGAAACTTCAGATTTTCATCTGGATTTATTGAATGAAGAGCATCTGTTAGGGATTCTTCCTCGTCCAAGTGAGGTGTTAAGTGTATCGTCATGCATTCGTATGATGACCGCTGAGTTTAGGACTACTGGGATTAGTGATTTGCAAGGCCACTGGTTGCCCCAAGGAGATCTAGTCTCTTTAAATGGAAATATAGAAGATGTTCATTTAAATGATTGCAAATCTACATCTTTTGTGAGCTTTAGATTTCTGACTGGTAGTGACCAAAGAAGAATCTCTAGTGTCTGCATTCATGTGGCAGATGATACTTGCGTG GTGCAAATTTCTGGTCATTTGAGCATGCGTGCCTGTCCTGTTGGATTTAGACCAGGAGTAAAAGCAACATTCCACCGGGTATTGATGATGTG CTCTTCTAGTGGAAGACATGCATTGTTATTTACCCCGGTAACTTTTATTGAAATTAACTCCATCAGAGAAGTTGTTGACGAGCAGAGTGAAGAACGGATGGTACTGCCTACCAGGTTAACTTTTCCAACTGAGCATTTATCTGACACAATTCCGTTAGGTCTCTTCTTGCAGCTAGTGAGATCAATGGACAGCAAGCTTACTAAGGTCCGCTGCAGG GTTGTGACTACCCAATTTTTGGTGCTTGAACATTGTGGTCATGATTCCATGAATTCAGAACAATGCAGATTGTGTAGTATTCCAAAAGTTAATATTCCAATAGCTGGATTTGTTATGG ATGATGGATTGTCGTTGTGTTGTTGCTGGGCTGATAGAGATCGTGCTGGAATGCTACTTAGGCTGCAGGAAAATGCAAAGTATGTGTTTAGTGATGCCAAGGTCTTCAAAGGAGGAGGCAATACTGGAAACTTACAACATACAGTCGGTTATCACTTGCAAAAGATGCTAAAAAAGCATGGCAGGGTCATCGTCAAAAACCATGGAATAGCAGCCGAGTTATCATGTCAAGATTTGACATTTTCTTGTGATTCAGATAAACATTTCAGTAGCTCAGAAGAAAGGCTCCTTAAGTTTATTATTCTTAATGCCTGTCAAGGATCTGTTTTG AACATTGTTGGTTCGGCACTGGATGCTAATACCTTAAGGTGGTTAGACAAAGAGCTTCTGGAGCTCAGTACTGGCGTGCAGTCTATGCATAATGCATGGGTTAGTGAAGTTGAATATGTGGATCCTTTGAAAGAAGCTTGGACCATGCTTCATAATCTTGGAATCAAGTAG